The window CACGTTGAGCTCGGTCGCTCCGGCGATGTCCCCCGCCTCGATCAGCGCGTCCTCGCGCTCGCCGAAGGCGCGGAGTTCGGCGCTCGGCTCCTGCCCGGCGAGCGCGGTGCAAAGCAGCGCGAGCGCCGTCACCCGGTCCGGCCATCGGGCCGCCAGCGCCAGCGCGACCCGGCCCCCGCCGGACGCCCCGACCAGTGCCGCACGCTCGATCCCGAGCCGGTCCAGGAGGTCGACGACGTCCCGGGCGTTGTCGTACGGCCGGTCCGGGACGGGCGTCCCGCCGAAGCCCCGCAGGTCGCAGCGGACCACCCGGAAGCCCGCTCCGACCAGGGCGGGAACCTGCCCGTCCCACATCCGCCGGTCGCAGACCGTGGAGTGCAGCAGGACCACCGCCGGGCCGCTCCCGGCCACCTCATGAGAAATGATCATTGCGCCACCCTACGGATCGACCCGGCACGGCACACCCGATTTCGCCCCCGCACCGGCGCGCTCCGTCGGCGGCGTGCCCTACGGTGACCCCGTCCGCCCGCCCTGACCCCGGAGGTCCCCCGTGGCCCGGCTCCTCGTCCGCCCCGGCATCGATCCCGACGAGCCCGACGTGCCCGTCGTCGCCCTCCTCGTCGACCCCGACGGCCCGCCGGCCGAGCGCGCCGTCGCCCGGCTCGGCACCCACTGCTACGAGGGCGACGGCGTGCTCCACCTGGTGCGGACCGACGGTTGGGCCGAGCGCGCCCTGGCCGGTGACCGCCTGCTGGTCGAGGTCGCCGTGTACCCGGCGCCGCTCGACCGGGCCGGCGTGGACCTCGCGGCCTTCACCGGCCGCTCGTCCGTCGACCCGGAGGCCGTGCTGGTGCTCCGGGCCGGGGCCGCGGTGGAGCCGGAGCTGTACGCGCGGGCGGCGCCCGCGACGGTGGTGTTCACGGCGGGCCCGGACGAGACGCTCGACGACCTGCTCGCCGGCGGGGAGGCCTGGCCGATGGTGCTCGCGCCCCCGCCCGAGCACTGAGCGCCGGACACCGGGGCGCGGGGCCGTGGGCGGCCCGCCGTCGAAGGCCGCATCGACGCGCAACCCTCCGGTTGCACTTGGCCGATCCACGTGCAACTCTGGGGTTGCAAACAGTTGGCAGCGACGAAGGAGTTCCCCATGAGTGAGGACCGGATCGAGCGCGAGACCCTGATCGCGGCATCCCCGGAGCTGGTCTGGACCCTGGTGGCCCAGCCCGGGTTCTGGGTGGCCGAGGAGGCGAGCCTGGCCGGCACGGTGGCCCGCGAGGGCGAGTCGATGGTGGCGAAGAACCCCGAGTACGGGGTCTTCCCGGTGCGGGTCGAGAAGGTCGAGCCGCCGACCTACCTGGCCTATCGCTGGGCCAGCGCCTTCCCCGGCGAGGACCTGCGCGAGGACAACAGCACCCTCGTGGAGTTCACGCTGACCCCGGAGGGCGCGGGGACGCGGCTGCGCGTGGTCGAGAGCGGGTTCGCCGCCCTGGCCGGCTCCGAGGAACTGCGCGGCAAGGCGGTCGAGGACAACTCCGGCGGATGGCCCCAGGTGCTCGACGCGCTCCGCAAGCGCGCCGAACAGCCGCCCGCGTGAACGACGGTGACCGCGGCGGCCCGGCCCGCGTGAGCGACGGGGGCCGCGGCGGCGCCGAGCCGGTCGACGGTGTGCTCGCCGCCCTCGCCGACCCGACGCGGCGTCAGCTGCTGGACCTGCTGGCCGAACGGGGCGAGGCCACCGCGACCACGCTCGCCGAGCGGGTGCCCGTCTCGCGGCAGGCGGTGGTCAAGCACCTGGCCGTCCTGGGCGGTGCCGGACTGGTCACCGCCGCCCGGGCCGGCCGCGAGGTGCGGTACGCGGTCCGGCCCGCGGCGCTCGACGCGACGGCCCGGTGGATGGCGGCGCTCGCGACCGACTGGGACCGACGGCTGGCCGCCATCAAGCGCCTCGCCGAAGCGGCCGAGGCCGCCGAGCAGGAGGCCCGGCACGCACCGCGGCCGCCGGACGCGCGGTAGGGCCCGCGGCCGGGGCCCCGGGGCACGGCCCGGAGCTCCGGCCACTACCGGAGTTCGTCGGCCAGCAGGTCCATCAGCAGGTTGTCGTGCCAGCTGCCGTCGGAGCCGCGTTCGTACTGGCGCATGATGCCCACCGGGCGGAAGCCGACCTTCTCATAGCAGCGGATCGCCGCCGCGTTGTCCGCCGCCGGGTCGATGATCAGGCGGTGGTAGTGGTGGTCGGCGACGAGGTGGCGGGCCAGCGTGCGGACGGCGTCGGTGCCCAGGCCGCGACCGTGGCGGGCCGGGTCGAGGTAGATGTCCATGCCCGCGTGGCGGTACTCGTCGTCGTTCTCGGCGTACCACTGGATGGCGCCGGCCACCTGACCCTCGACCAGGATCGCCAGGGTCTCGGTGCCCGGCTCCTTGAGGTCGGTGGCGACGGCGTCGGCGAGATCGTCGCCACCGCGCCAGCGGGCGAGGACCTCGGGCGTGCCGCGGATGGCCACGAGGGCCGGGATGTCCGCCTCCGCGGCGGGGCGGAGAGTGACCTGGGCGCCGTGCAGAATCGTCCCCATATAGGGCATGTTTGCATGGAAAAGGGTGTTCGGCGAGCCTTTTTCGACGTTGCATTCACCCCCTCCCACCAGGGATGATTCGCCGCCGTGACCCATTTCCTGCTCATTCTCGTGGCCGTTCTCGTCTACTTCGCGGTGAAGAAGTCCCGCGCCACCAAGTCCGTGGAGTGGGCCAGGCACCGGTTCGATCCGGCCGCCTTCGGCCTCGTCCCCCGCGAACGGCTCGACCCGCGCCGGTCCGGGCCGCCGATGCCTGAGGAGCGGCGCCAACGGTCCCAGGCGATAGCCGACGCGGCCTGGGGCGGGGACTGGCGGCCCGCCGCCGCCCACGTCGAGGCGGCCGGCCAGGACTGGGAGGAGCGCTGGTCGCGGCTGGAGCTGCTGGCGAGCATCGCCAACGAGGACGACGCCTGGCTGACGGCCTGGCGCGCCGCGGACCCGAACAGCTGCGACGCGGCCACCCTGGAGGCCAAGCAGATGGTGCACCGCGCCTGGGCGATCCGTGGTTCCAAGTACGCGCACGAGGTGCCCGCCGAGGACATGGCGAAGTTCCGCGAGCTGCTGCCCGCCGCGATCGAGGCGGCCCGCCGCGCCGCGCTGCTGGCACCGCGGGACCCGGCTCCGTGGGTGGTCATGGTGACGACGGCGCGCGGCGCGCAGTACACCCCGGAGCAGTTCGAGCCGCTCTGGGCCGGACTGGCCGAGCGGGCCCCGCACCACTACGAGGCGCACTGGCAGGGCATGCAGTACTGGTGCGCCAAGTGGTTCGGCTCGGACAAGCAGATGCTGGCGTTCGCGGAGCGGGCGATGGACCACGCTCCGGCCGGGAGCCCGCTGCCGGGGATCTACCTGCACGCGCTGTCCGAGCTGGAGAAGCGCAAGACCCTCGGGTCCACGCTGGCCGGGGAGAAGGCCAAGGAGCGGCTGAAGGCGATCGCGACGGCGCTGGCGGCCGTCCCGGCGGACGACGAGCGGCTGCCGATGCTGCGCCACCTGCTCGCCTACTACTGCGGCAAGGCCGAGTTGCCCGCGGAGGCGCTGGAGCAGTTCCGGCTGATCGGCCGCTGGTGCGGCGCCGAGGTCTGGGCCGACCAGGGCGATCCGGTGACGGCCTTCGACCTCGCGCGCGGGTTGGCCGTGAAGCTCTCGGAGGCGTCCCCGCTGCCGCCCGAGCTGCGGCCCACCAAGGACACGGATCATCACTACAACGGGTAATCATTTCAGTTCGGAGCGTGCTGACCGGCCGTCATTTGGGTGTACCGTGACCGCCAGAAGCGGATCGCCCCCGAAGAATGGGGCGAGCCCGGCAACGTGTTGACGCACGCGGCCGGGCTCTTCATACGCCGAGTGGTAAGGCCTCCACTGACGATGCTCCTGCATGCTATCGCGCCGTCGCGCGACTTCACCCAGATTGCCAACTCCTTGGTGTGGGACGACGAGTTGTCGGACTCCGCCTTTCGACTCCTTGTACGAGCCCTGGCACTGGGCCCGGCGAAGGCCCGCGCCACCACGGTGACGGCCCTCGCCGCCGGACTCTCCGGCGGGCGCGTCACCACCGATCGCGCCCGCCGCCAACTCGCCCGCGCCGGACTGCTGCACACCACCCGGCGGCGCGGCGCCGCCGGGCAGGTGCGGACCGAATCCCTGCTCTCCAGCGTGCCGTTGGGCGCGGCGGAGGCGGAACGGCTGTTCGACGGGCAGTTCGAGCGGGCGGCGCGGTCCGGCCACGGCGTCCCGCCGGATGCCGGGAAACGTAGCCGCGGGTCGTCGTCCGTCCGGTCCTCCGGCACCGCCCTCCCGGGGGTGACACCCAGGGTGAACACCTCCCCCCTCCCTCCCCCGCCGGCCCTCGAACCCGCTGTCACCTGGGGTGAGTTCACCGAGCACGGGTTCGGCGAGGGCGGGTCCACCGATGCCGAGCGGGCGCTGCTGGAGCTGCGGCGGATCGACCCCCGGCTGACCCTGGGGGCCCGCGAGGTAAGGCGGTTGGCGCCCCTGGCCGCCGAGTGGCTGGCCAGGGGCGTGAGTTCGGCCGCCCTGCGCGCCGCGCTGACCAGCGGACTGCCGGACAAGGTCAAGTCTCCTGCCGCCCTGGTGCGTTGGCGCCTGGAGGGCAAGATGCCCGCCCCGCTGGAGCCGAGCACCGTGACGGCACCCGTCTGCTGCGACTCCTGTGACCGTGCCTTCCGCCCGGTGAACGGCGAACACCGCTGCGGGGACTGCCGCACCCGCGCCGCCGCCCGCACCGCCTCCTCCACCGCCCGCACCGCGGAGCCCGCTCCCAGCACCTCGCGGCGGGTCGACTGGCGCACCCTGGTCGCCCAGATCGGCGCGGCGACGGGGTAGTGGCGGCAGGTGCAGTGGCGACAGGGTACTGGCGACGACGGCGGGCCGCTACCGCCCGAGGCCCTCCACCAGCAGCTCCGCGGCCACCGCCGCGCCGTCGGTGCGGAACGCACCGGCCACGGCCGCAGCCCGCTCACGGACCTCGGGGGCCAGCGCCACCTTGAGCGCCGCCGACAGCGACTCGGTGGTCGGCGTCGGCCCCTCGTGCTCCGCGCCGATGCCCAGGCCGACCACCCGGCCCGCGAAGTACGGCTGGTCCCCGCCCTGGGCCACCACCACCTGGGGCGCACCCGCCCAGGTCGCCGTCGTCGTGGTGCCCGCGCCACCGTGGTGCACGACGGCCGCCACCCGGCGGAACAGCGCCTGGTGGTTGACCTCACCGACGACGAAGCAGTCGTCCTGGTCGTCGGCCGACCCCAGGTCGGCCCAGCCACGGGAGATCACCGCACGGCGGCCCTGCGCGCGGACCGCCTCGACGACCGCCCGGGCGACCTCCTGCGGATCGCGCACCGGAACACTGCCGAAGCCCACGTACACCGGCGGCGCGCCCGCGTCCAGGAACTCCACCAGGTCGGCGGGGAGCGGGCGTTCGTCCGGCAGGACCCACGCGCCGGTCTGCACCACGTCCAGCTCCGCCGGCCGCTGCCACGGCGCCAGGGTCGGGTCCGTGGCCAGCCACGGCAGGTCGGTGAAGACATGGTCGCGGACGTTGTCCACGGGCGGCAGGCCGATCGACGCCCGGTGGGCGTTGACCACCTCGCCGAACACCTCCTGCGCGTCCACGGCGTCCTGCTCCCAGAGCACCCGGTTGTCGGTCACGTCCGAACGGAGCGGCCGCCCGGGGCGCGGCATCGGCGGGTGGTGCGGGGACGGCAGGCTGATCGGCTGGTAACTCGCGTACACGTAACGGACGCCCAGCTTCTCGGCCGCCGCCCGCACCCCGGCCACCGCCGGCACCAGACCGGTCGCCACCAGCACGTCGCACCCCTCGGCCACCGACATGACGCCGTCGTAGAACGCGGCCACCAGGTCGGCCGCCCGCCGGACCACACCGCCCGGTGACGGCGGCGTCCGCCCGGTCACCAGATCGCGCACCGACTGCCCGGTCGGCACCATCTCCACCCCGACCACCGCCAGCCGCCTCGCGAACTCCTCGTCCGGCGGCGCACAGACCCGCACCTGCGCGCCGCGCTCCCGCAACCGCACCGCGAGCCCGACCAGCGGCTCGACGCCCCCGCGCGAATCGTAGGCGGACAGCACCACACGCATTCAGAACTCCCCTGTGCATCGACATCGGCTTCGACCGCAGATTCTGCGTCATGACCGGGGCCTTGCCGCAAGGCCCCCCGTGCGCTATAAGTTGAGAGTGGAAAGGAGTGGGCACTCCTCCTTCGCCGCTCGTCGCAGCCGAGTTGACGGCCATTCCTTTCTCTTCTCTCCGAGGCGGAGCCGACTCGACGTGTCCGTACCGGGACACGGATTCGCACCGCGGCCATTGGCCCGCACCGGAGTTGACGGTGGCGCTGGATGGAAGGCGCGCCGACGAAGCCGTCGCTCCCGACGAGCGGGTCGCCGCCGACCTGGCGCGCGTCCTCGGTCCCGGACACCCCGAGACCTTCGCCATCCGCAGGACTCCGGACATCGTGCGCCGTGGCCGTTCCGAACGCGAGACCTCCGACGCCGGACCGTCCGCCCCGGCGTAGGCGCGCCGGGGCGGACGGTTCCCGAGGGGGCGTCAGGCGTGGGCCGCCTCGTCGCACAGGCGGCGGGCCGGTTCCGTCTGCAGCGTCGCGTGGCTGATGCCGAAGTGGTCGGCGGCGCAGCGGCGCAGGCGGGTGAGGAGGTCGGCGGGCGGGTGGGGGTCGGCGACCACGTGGGCGGTGAGGACGGGCATGCCGGAGGTGATCGTCCAGGCGTGCGGGTCGGCGGCGCGATGGCCGGGGTGAAGGTCGAGGCCGCGGACGGTGCCCTGACCGTCGCGATCACCACCGAGGCGGCCGCGATCTCGGCCCAGGAGACGACCGCCCGGCGCTCTGCGGTGGCCGCTCCCGGAATCTCCGGAAAGAATTCCGTCGCGGCTGTCGAAACGGCCGCTCCCCGTTCGACGCAGGGGTGAGAGGCGGGGAGAAGCCCCGCCCTCCCGACCGAGGAGTCACCATGCCGCGCTTCATGTCACTGATCCGTATCGACGAGCAGGACGCCCCGGACATGCAGTCGGCGGGTCCGGAGTTCGAGCAGCGGATGGGGGCGCTGTTCGAGGAGATCACCAAGGCCGGGGTGATGCTGGACACCGCCGGGCTGCTGCCGACCGCCGAGGGCACCCGGGTCACCTGGGAGGGCGGGAAGCTGAGCTTCACCGACGGGCCGTTCACCGAGACCAAGGAGGTCGTCGGCGGCTACGCCATCATGCAGTGCAAGGACAAGGCCGAGGCCCTGGAGTGGACCAAGCGGTTCCTGGAGATCCACCCGGAGAGCTGGAAGGTCGGCGCCGAGCTGCGCCAGATCGACGGGAACACCACCCCGCCGGAGGCCTGATCCCCGACCCGCCCGGCCCGCGCCCGGCCGCCGCGCCGCGTTTGCCCCGGTGCCGTCCGGCTGCTCTGATGGGTGGCCGTGACGGAGAGCAGCGCGACCGCGGCGGTCGAGGCCGTGTTCAGGATCGAGTCCCCGCGGATCATCGCCGGTGTCGCCCGCATCGTGCGGGACGTCGGCATCGCCGAGGAGATCGCCCAGGACGCGCTGGTCGCGGCGCTGGAGCAGTGGCCCGGGCAGGGCGTCCCGGACCGGCCGGGCGCGTGGCTGATGACCACCGCCAAGCACCGCGCGATCGACCTGGTCCGCCGCAGGGAGACGTACGCGCGCAAGCTCGCGGAGGTCGGCCGGACGCTGGAGGACGTGGCACCGCCGGAGCCGGCCGAGCCGGACGACATCGACGACGACCTGCTCCGGCTGATCTTCACCGCCTGCCACCCCGTGCTGTCGGCCCAGGCCCGGATCGCGCTCACCCTGCGGCTGCTGGGCGGCCTCACCACCCAGGAGATCGCCCGGGCGTTCCTCAGCACCGAACCGGCCGTCGCCCAGCGGATCGTCCGGGCCAAACGGACGCTCGCCACCGCGCGGGTGCCGTTCGAGGTCCCCCGCGGCGAGGACCGGGCGGCCCGGCTCTCGTCCGTCCTGGAGGTCGTC of the Kitasatospora sp. NBC_01246 genome contains:
- a CDS encoding alpha/beta fold hydrolase, which translates into the protein MIISHEVAGSGPAVVLLHSTVCDRRMWDGQVPALVGAGFRVVRCDLRGFGGTPVPDRPYDNARDVVDLLDRLGIERAALVGASGGGRVALALAARWPDRVTALALLCTALAGQEPSAELRAFGEREDALIEAGDIAGATELNVRTWLGPEAGEAVREQVRRMQRHAFDVQLAAEEDFPQIRVETDPAAVTAPTLLVTGAHDFADFGRIADHLAERIAGARRLDLPWAGHLPALERPDEVNALLVDFLGAGAGLLAGAQAAGS
- a CDS encoding SRPBCC domain-containing protein, whose protein sequence is MSEDRIERETLIAASPELVWTLVAQPGFWVAEEASLAGTVAREGESMVAKNPEYGVFPVRVEKVEPPTYLAYRWASAFPGEDLREDNSTLVEFTLTPEGAGTRLRVVESGFAALAGSEELRGKAVEDNSGGWPQVLDALRKRAEQPPA
- a CDS encoding ArsR/SmtB family transcription factor translates to MSDGGRGGAEPVDGVLAALADPTRRQLLDLLAERGEATATTLAERVPVSRQAVVKHLAVLGGAGLVTAARAGREVRYAVRPAALDATARWMAALATDWDRRLAAIKRLAEAAEAAEQEARHAPRPPDAR
- a CDS encoding glycosyltransferase, producing the protein MRVVLSAYDSRGGVEPLVGLAVRLRERGAQVRVCAPPDEEFARRLAVVGVEMVPTGQSVRDLVTGRTPPSPGGVVRRAADLVAAFYDGVMSVAEGCDVLVATGLVPAVAGVRAAAEKLGVRYVYASYQPISLPSPHHPPMPRPGRPLRSDVTDNRVLWEQDAVDAQEVFGEVVNAHRASIGLPPVDNVRDHVFTDLPWLATDPTLAPWQRPAELDVVQTGAWVLPDERPLPADLVEFLDAGAPPVYVGFGSVPVRDPQEVARAVVEAVRAQGRRAVISRGWADLGSADDQDDCFVVGEVNHQALFRRVAAVVHHGGAGTTTTATWAGAPQVVVAQGGDQPYFAGRVVGLGIGAEHEGPTPTTESLSAALKVALAPEVRERAAAVAGAFRTDGAAVAAELLVEGLGR
- a CDS encoding YciI family protein, with amino-acid sequence MPRFMSLIRIDEQDAPDMQSAGPEFEQRMGALFEEITKAGVMLDTAGLLPTAEGTRVTWEGGKLSFTDGPFTETKEVVGGYAIMQCKDKAEALEWTKRFLEIHPESWKVGAELRQIDGNTTPPEA
- a CDS encoding GNAT family N-acetyltransferase, with protein sequence MGTILHGAQVTLRPAAEADIPALVAIRGTPEVLARWRGGDDLADAVATDLKEPGTETLAILVEGQVAGAIQWYAENDDEYRHAGMDIYLDPARHGRGLGTDAVRTLARHLVADHHYHRLIIDPAADNAAAIRCYEKVGFRPVGIMRQYERGSDGSWHDNLLMDLLADELR